Part of the Bacteroidota bacterium genome, TTCCTGGAAAGTGACACCCAGAATCAGATACTTACGGAGTATAATCCCGGCGATACGGTTATTTACAAGTCATTCGGGCCCAACGAATTTGTGGTTGAAACACGCACCGGAAACCCTGCTTATCTTACCTACCTCAATAATAATTATCCGGGTTGGCAAGCAGAGATCGACGGAAAGGAAGCGTCCCTGATGACCTCCAATTTTGCACTGATGACCGTGCTTGTCCCCGGGGGCACCCACGAAGTTACCTTCCGTTACCATCCCGGAGAAGTGATCACTGCTCTGTATGTCTCTCTGATAACACTGCTGTTGGTTTTGGTGGGATGGATATATTTTATGGTGAAAGGTTTTCGAAGAAATCAACGATAACATCCCGTAAGACCTCCTTTACCCTGTTCATATCCTGTTTCGTGCCCAGTTCCTTTTCCATGGAAGTCACACCCTTATCGGTAAAACCGCAGGGATGGATCAGGTTGTAATACGAAATGTCGGTATTTACATTAAAGGCAAAGCCATGCATGGTAATATGCCTGCTGGAGCGGACCCCGATGGCACAGATCTTCCTGGCTCTGCCGGGGTTCGCGGGCTCCAGCCAGACACCGGTCGCACCCTCAAGCCTTCCTGAATCCATACCGAAAAGAGCAAGAGTTTTAATCACCGCCTCCTCAAGCAATTCAATATACTTTTTCACACCGATCCCGAACTGCTCCAGGTCAAACACGGGATATCCCACGATCTGTCCGGGCCCGTGATAGGTGATGTCGCCTCCGCGGTTGATACG contains:
- the lipB gene encoding lipoyl(octanoyl) transferase LipB, producing MDASGKIIYKDLGLIDYKEAWDYQEVLFDSRVQAKIGKGAGEKPLIASLDNLLLFCEHPHVITLGKSGSMENLLMDDKFLKQRGVDFYRINRGGDITYHGPGQIVGYPVFDLEQFGIGVKKYIELLEEAVIKTLALFGMDSGRLEGATGVWLEPANPGRARKICAIGVRSSRHITMHGFAFNVNTDISYYNLIHPCGFTDKGVTSMEKELGTKQDMNRVKEVLRDVIVDFFENLSP